Proteins encoded by one window of Chrysemys picta bellii isolate R12L10 chromosome 10, ASM1138683v2, whole genome shotgun sequence:
- the LOC135973831 gene encoding unconventional myosin-XV-like — MGGKKGETKKTAEKGGNAKKGKDEVKGGKSNAKGGKEVAKGKGKDEKKGKDAKKGKKEVLSESEEASDSELTKSNAEEDSDEESEMVEEEDDEDEDSEEDPKKKKGKDKKEASKAMAGKKQGKGKKVLSEEEEEEEEEEDYSAKKKKKDLHLKGASHLVMGLAGDDAKKKKGAKKEHAKAQLKGATKAMAGLARREVEPPKSKMKKSLKSASKLFMGFKRLGLKRSKKGQFKNTSRFFWGLNKYSTKKKMKKNKAVLKSTSNLMMRFKSIGKKKKKKEEASGNPKKPSFLLIRLGLGGEKPKEEGGFFSSLFRRRRTKEKFKPRAQILSKAAAATSWLTRKFLSKRARLTYNERSMNEAWLSRIGAKKLPFPSEDEILRHRANMKRFSGARRLYGQGEEEYGYQPNFEHGGLVRQPSGRFSQPRPSGYEGPAVPLDYYNCYQDDSSFYDPQAPAQYGYPEEESYLQAPTDYADGHDFHNRRVSDYEDDPGYDREEEYELYEEPMDYYDDPLQNQSDYYDYEDQDYESPSGYSPYEPYDQYRSDMDYYEEQAGPYSSFEDRYGPSGGPYNLRVDEVGYLDDYSPQHEISYSEYEWDPPAQSSYNPYAYPLDDITEMDEPEELADENGDYPFMLPNSSFFEQQGIEETLPSKLSLNRKFRLFPRPQVKLFGRDKLDVPLPPFPHISLAGVDQDEDDYGEYEPLAPPFAQFSVGDPQPSVTYGRVGQDHGSRLPRPHFPKSMGSRFDPGGQQGNVQGAHLQSFSPRGCGSPLGQFLQRSLTQPKPILKHRGSEVKGRPPTPSPVRRATSLSFGESGPLRPPSPQPSIRHGDMPSSTSSPKLSRQCRSPERQSFHHSSPQPSVRRFDIPQEKSHDRHPFIEPSYKKFGHKLAGMETLESAPLLPMRKFDYTVSNNNSQRSPSPQPLRRVGSRSSLELLRPPSHSSMWQRPPSPKPSVKRLNFNQPQADFQKPETNNPFLQQFGSHMTGKSPQLPSYQSPMRPRSPPPSPRSSLRMKSPPPAPPRSLRRPGSPVARENVSSPPRSWRQNSSTAGSTAPIDSTFQPMSSPRPTAHNPFMSQRSWSPQPVLKHVNSTRGEPPSSLPSPQPTLKSSSSRFQMFGSTPQGTPPATLPGSLAPPGLHNPAPGELKAPSSPHPSLRQFGSPPEARSPSFSARGAGSIRSSSPQLSRRLRRSPVEIHRRLPQAWNRQPEPPTKAVKPLMRNSFLKQLGRPAGAQSPIPPSPMPSVRGGPPPRGLARTPSPQMLTRQGSHRVTIKDSPNFLPGWSPSPMDANGPAGELPARPRWDRASGNEMPAQRTPSPKMAGGGSMRNISKLPPPPSPAPGIPNAFIKRIGQPLAGMTQTPSTRRPSPAETSSMLAGEAGGRNAFLKRFGQPVAGQTLGPTALQFSVREGGHVAQGQRPPSPTDPRRPLGRSPSQKPASPAPSLKHATMPMGEANRPRSPTPNWAHKVPGGNLFYSATCSPHAVLKGKANLGPQSQRTVAFKGPHSVTGAGPSFAGSPSLQEACSRPAKLPAELFENEDMSGEDGVGRYAVVMPQVQRLGTFRRMSYMHKQHWSKQQMVNVRASPSPWSSEKLLHNPPTESLNRWSGRRGDSTAGYLTHRSSVQNRGDGNHWERGNTGKKPPWHDKVISGIWASLVHLEQNPDLGPVYIVVNPQGLI; from the coding sequence ATGGGTGGCAAAAAAGGTGAGACCAAAAAGACCGCTGAGAAGGGTGGCAATGCCAAGAAGGGCAAGGACGAGGTCAAGGGGGGAAAGAGCAATGCCAAAGGGGGGAAGGAAGTGGcaaaggggaaagggaaggatgagaagaaggggaaggatgccaagaaggggaagaaggaggtTCTCAGTGAGTCGGAGGAGGCCTCGGACTCTGAACTAACGAAGAGCAATGCCGAGGAAGACAGTGATGAGGAGAGTGagatggtggaggaggaggatgacgaaGATGAGGACAGTGAGGAAGACCCtaagaaaaagaaagggaaggatAAAAAGGAGGCCTCCAAAGCCATGGCTGGTAAGAagcaggggaaagggaaaaaggTGCTGtcggaagaggaggaggaagaggaggaggaggaagattattctgcaaagaaaaagaagaaggacTTGCACCTCAAAGGTGCCTCCCACCTGGTGATGGGGCTGGCGGGCGATGATGCCAAGAAGAAGAAGGGGGCAAAGAAGGAGCATGCCAAGGCTCAGCTGAAAGGGGCTACCAAGGCTATGGCTGGTCTAGCTAGAAGGGAAGTGGAACCGCCCAAGTCCAAAATGAAGAAGAGCCTGAAGAGTGCATCCAAGCTCTTCATGGGCTTCAAGAGGCTAGGCCTGAAGCGCTCCAAGAAGGGCCAGTTCAAGAACACCTCCCGGTTTTTCTGGGGGCTGAATAAATACAGCACGAAGAAGAAGATGAAGAAGAACAAGGCAGTGCTGAAATCCACCTCCAACCTCATGATGCGCTTCAAGAGTatagggaagaagaagaagaagaaagaggaggccAGTGGCAACCCAAAAAAGCCCTCTTTCCTGCTGATACGGCTGGGATTGGGCGGCGAGAAACCTAAGGAGGAGGGTGGGTTCTTCAGCAGCCTCTTCCGCCGGAGGAGAACGAAAGAGAAATTCAAACCCCGGGCTCAGATCCTGAGCAAAGCTGCTGCCGCCACCAGCTGGCTGACAAGAAAGTTCCTGTCCAAACGGGCCAGGCTTACCTACAATGAGAGGTCCATGAATGAGGCCTGGCTGTCTAGGATTGGAGCTAAGAAACTCCCCTTCCCCTCAGAGGACGAGATTCTGAGGCACCGAGCCAACATGAAAAGGTTCTCTGGAGCCAGGAGGCTCTATGGTCAAGGGGAAGAGGAATATGGCTACCAGCCAAATTTTGAACATGGCGGCCTTGTGAGGCAGCCCTCTGGGAGGTTCTCACAGCCCAGGCCAAGCGGGTATGAGGGCCCTGCAGTCCCACTGGACTATTACAACTGTTACCAGGATGACAGCAGCTTTTACGACCCGCAGGCCCCAGCTCAGTATGGCTACCCTGAGGAGGAAAGCTACCTCCAGGCACCAACTGACTATGCAGACGGACACGACTTTCATAACAGAAGGGTATCTGATTATGAGGACGACCCTGGATATGATAGGGAAGAAGAATATGAGCTTTATGAAGAGCCCATGGACTACTACGATGATCCGCTGCAAAACCAGTCTGACTACTACGACTATGAAGACCAGGATTATGAGTCACCTTCTGGCTATTCACCATATGAACCCTATGACCAATATAGGAGCGATATGGATTACTATGAAGAGCAAGCAGGGCCATACAGCTCTTTTGAAGACAGATATGGTCCTTCTGGAGGGCCCTACAACCTGAGGGTAGATGAAGTGGGCTATCTGGATGATTATTCCCCTCAGCATGAAATCAGTTATAGCGAATACGAATGGGACCCTCCAGCTCAGTCTTCCTATAACCCTTATGCGTATCCCTTGGACGATATAACGGAGATGGATGAGCCagaggagttggcggatgagaatGGAGATTATCCTTTTATGCTCCCTAATTCTTCCTTCTTTGAGCAGCAGGGGATCGAGGAAACGTTGCCTTCTAAACTGTCGTTAAACAGGAAGTTCAGGCTCTTCCCCAGGCCGCAGGTGAAGCTATTTGGCAGAGACAAACTTGatgttcctctccctccttttccGCATATTTCCCTTGCCGGCGTAGATCAAGATGAGGATGACTACGGTGAATACGAGCCGCTGGCGCCTCCCTTTGCCCAGTTCAGTGTTGGGGATCCCCAACCCTCAGTGACATACGGCCGTGTTGGCCAGGATCATGGCAGCCGGCTTCCAAGGCCTCACtttccaaagtcaatgggaagcaGGTTCGACCCTGGTGGCCAGCAAGGCAATGTCCAGGGGGCGCATTTGCAAAGCTTCTCTCCGCGAGGATGTGGGAGCCCCCTAGGACAGTTCTTACAAAGATCCCTCACACAACCAAAACCCATTTTAAAACACCGTGGGAGCGAGGTGAAGGGCAGGCCTCCCACGCCCTCTCCAGTAAGGAGGGCAACATCTTTGTCATTTGGTGAGAGCGGGCCTCTGAGGCCACCTTCTCCTCAGCCATCAATTAGACACGGCGACATGCCAagttccacctcttccccgaaACTTAGCAGGCAGTGTAGGAGTCCAGAGAGACAGAGCTTTCATCACTCTTCTCCACAGCCCTCTGTAAGACGTTTTGACATCCCCCAGGAGAAATCACATGACCGGCATCCATTTATTGAGCCGTCCTATAAAAAGTTTGGCCATAAATTAGCAGGGATGGAGACCTTAGAGTCGGCACCTCTCTTGCCTATGAGGAAATTCGATTACACAGTCAGTAACAACAACTCCCAAAGgtctccctcccctcagcctttaAGGAGAGTAGGAAGCAgaagcagtctggagctcctcagGCCACCGTCTCATTCTTCTATGTGGCAGAGACCCCCTTCTCCAAAACCCAGTGTGAAAAGGCTCAACTTTAACCAGCCACAGGCGGATTTTCAAAAGCCAGAGACGAACAACCCCTTTCTGCAGCAGTTCGGCAGCCACATGACTGGGAAGTCTCCACAGCTTCCCTCTTACCAGTCACCAATGAGACCCAGAAGTCCCCCTCCCTCACCGCGATCCTCTCTGAGGATGAAgagccctccccctgctcctcctcgctcTTTGAGGAGACCAGGGTCTCCAGTGGCCAGAGAAAATGTCTCCTCTCCTCCTCGATCATGGAGACAAAACTCCTCCACCGCTGGGAGCACAGCACCTATAGATTCCACCTTCCAGCCCATGTCATCTCCTAGGCCAACAGCTCATAACCCATTCATGAGTCAGAGGAGTTGGTCTCCACAGCCTGTGCTAAAGCACGTCAATAGCACAAGGGGTGAGCCACCTTCCAGCCTGCCGTCCCCACAGCCCACCCTCAAATCCAGCTCATCGAGGTTTCAAATGTTTGGCTCAACCCCCCAAGGCACTCCCCCTGCCACGCTGCCTGGGAGCTTAGCCCCTCCAGGGCTCCATAATCCTGCCCCTGGGGAACTGAAAGCACCCTCTTCACCTCACCCATCCCTGAGGCAGTTTGGGTCTCCTCCTGAGGCAAGGTCCCCTAGCTTTTCGGCCAGGGGCGCTGGGAGCATACGGTCATCTTCCCCTCAGCTATCAAGGAGACTGAGGCGCTCGCCCGTGGAAATACATAGGCGGCTCCCCCAGGCTTGGAACAGGCAGCCCGAGCCTCCAACTAAAGCAGTGAAGCCTTTAATGAGGAACTCGTTTCTGAAGCAGTTGGGCCGTCCAGCGGGAGCTCAGTCTCCCATCCCACCATCCCCGATGCCGTCCGTCAGAGGCGGGCCGCCTCCCCGGGGATTGGCAAGAACACCCTCCCCTCAGATGCTGACACGCCAAGGAAGCCATCGTGTTACCATCAAAGACTCTCCTAACTTTCTACCTGGCTGGTCCCCGTCCCCCATGGATGCTAATGGGCCGGCGGGGGAGCTGCCTGCACGGCCGCGTTGGGACAGGGCTTCTGGGAACGAAATGCCAGCTCAGCGAACTCCATCACCCAAGATGGCAGGAGGCGGAAGCATGAGGAACATTTCAAAGctacctccacctcccagccctgctcctgggatCCCTAATGCATTTATCAAACGCATCGGCCAGCCTCTGGCTGGGATGACCCAGACCCCTTCCACGAGGAGGCCTTCTCCTGCAGAAACCAGCAGCATGCTTGCAGGTGAAGCAGGAGGTAGGAATGCATTCCTGAAACGGTTTGGACAGCCAGTGGCAGGTCAGACATTAGGACCCACAGCTCTCCAATTCTCAGTGAGAGAGGGCGGACATGTAGCCCAGGGACAACGCCCACCATCCCCGACAGATCCTAGACGCCCCCTTGGTAGGAGCCCTTCTCAGAAGCCGGCCTCCCCTGCTCCGTCCCTAAAACATGCTAcgatgccaatgggagaagcaaACAGGCCACGGTCACCTACCCCAAACTGGGCGCATAAGGTTCCGGGTGGGAATTTGTTTTATTCGGCCACCTGCAGCCCCCACGCTGTGCTGAAAGGCAAAGCAAATCTGGGCCCTCAATCGCAAAGAACTGTGGCCTTCAAAGGCCCACATTCTGTGACGGGAGCTGGCCCCTCCTTTGCCGGGTCCCCATCCCTGCAGGAAGCATGCAGCAGACCAGCAAAACTCCCTGCTGAGCTCTTTGAGAACGAGGACATGTCAGGGGAGGACGGCGTGGGGAGGTACGCCGTTGTCATGCCGCAGGTCCAGAGGCTGGGCACCTTCAGAAGGATGTCCTACATGCACAAGCAGCACTGGTCTAAGCAGCAGATGGTGAACGTCCGTGCGTCACCCAGCCCATGGTCTTCTGAGAAACTGCTTCATAACCCTCCCACTGAGAGCCTGAACAGGTGGTCGGGCCGGAGAGGAGACAGCACTGCTGGGTACCTGACCCACCGATCCTCAGTGCAGAACCGGGGTGATGGGAACCACTGGGAGCGTGGGAACACGGGCAAAAAACCGCCCTGGCACGATAAGGTAATTTCAGGGATTTGGGCCAGTTTGGTGCATTTAGAGCAGAATCCAGACCTGGGGCCAGTTTACATTGTAGTAAACCCACAGGGGTTAATCTGA